A portion of the Bactrocera neohumeralis isolate Rockhampton chromosome 2, APGP_CSIRO_Bneo_wtdbg2-racon-allhic-juicebox.fasta_v2, whole genome shotgun sequence genome contains these proteins:
- the LOC126759223 gene encoding progestin and adipoQ receptor family member 3 isoform X3 has protein sequence MEVTTITTTTTARESKRAVRKHVNPCSDHTHTLEGLKHVTDTHQFPEDEEPNILGHGTPVEEKADPLTTEKLMKLKTLLNFEDAPDHLKFNPYIRRGYRTFLSTKLCLQSVFWWTNETINIWSHLFGCLLFICLTIFDFQFLQAHADVSDQVLVVCLLVCFCLCMLLSSIYHIFSCKSEEHYDFFLSVDFLGICLSLVAIYISGMYYAFWCFKTLRLVYSVIALCMFGLAMMVQIPKLNVSLDAKIAVLVLWAAYGIIPLAHWTYVMGGLDNELVRLMVPRIIGMYGWCAVAFVIYAAKIPERWLAGKVDYVGHSHNWWHLFILAAFYHWHNTGLVYAEYRLNNGCSLPTLT, from the exons CTCGAAGGCCTAAAACACGTTACGGATACACATCAATTTCCGGAAGATGAGGAACCAAATATACTGGGTCACGGCACACCGGTGGAAGAGAAGGCTGATCCATTAACCACAGAGaagttaatgaaattgaaaactcTATTGAATTTTGAAGAT GCACCCGATCACCTCAAATTCAATCCTTACATTCGTCGTGGCTACCGCACATTCCTATCCACAAAATTATGCCTGCAAAGCGTCTTCTGGTGGACCAACGAAACT ATCAATATTTGGAGTCATCTCTTTGGCTGTCTGCTCTTCATATGCCTAACCATATTCGATTTCCAGTTTCTGCAAGCGCACGCGGATGTGAGCGATCAGGTGTTGGTTGTGTGTCTCTTGGTCTGTTTCTGCCTGTGCATGCTGCTATCTTCAATTTATCATATTTTCTCCTGCAAATCAGAGGAGCATTATGATTTCTTCTTGTCCGTGGACTTTTTGGGTATTTGTTTGTCGCTGGTGGCGATTTACATCAGTGGCATGTACTATGCGTTTTGGTGCTTCAAG ACACTCCGGCTCGTTTACTCAGTGATTGCGCTGTGTATGTTCGGCTTGGCGATGATGGTGCAAATTCCCAAGTTGAATGTCTCTTTGGACGCAAAGATCGCTGTGCTGGTGTTGTGGGCCGCCTACGGTATTATACCGTTAGCGCATTGGACTTATGTGATGGGTGGTCTTGACAATGAGTTGGTGCGG TTAATGGTGCCGCGCATAATTGGCATGTATGGCTGGTGTGCTGTCGCTTTTGTCATTTATGCCGCAAAAATACCGGAGCGTTGGCTTGCCGGCAAAGTGGATTATGTTGGACACTCGCACAATTGGTGGCATCTCTTCATTTTGGCCGCTTTCTATCACTGGCACAACACTG GTCTTGTCTATGCTGAGTATCGTTTGAATAACGGTTGCAGTCTTCCAACATTGACAT